Proteins from a single region of Pongo abelii isolate AG06213 chromosome 17, NHGRI_mPonAbe1-v2.0_pri, whole genome shotgun sequence:
- the LOC134760304 gene encoding uncharacterized protein LOC134760304 isoform X1 — protein MAFFFPEKSFLRCDFGYCSEEELTPGQPLPVCVDICSFLRDKILQVSFHFIIPRASKPSGNAQTHQPPVMEASGLRHRVLPRCQAGLQLLDSNQSASASQSAGITDTSHGTGPKPIRIFSGQTGKCNQDENECQSLCITVLAQAGVSITWHLGFLKLGAHGNWRRKFPPSKVVQAPRKTWGCQDKESRWVVLVKKQGPWVNFRRVRYQDV, from the exons GAGGAGCTAACGCCAGGCCAGCCGCTTCCTGTCTGCGTGGACATTTGTTCTTTCCTCAGAGACAAGATCTTGCAAGTGTCTTTTCACTTCATTATACCCAGAGCGTCAAAGCCATCAGGAAATGCTCAGACTCACCAACCACCTGTAATGGAGGCATCTGGACTAAG acacagggttttgccacgttgccaggctggtctccaactcctggactcaaatcagtctgcctcagcctcccaaagtgctgggattacagatacaaGCCATGGTACCGGCCCAAAGCCAATAAGAATTTTTTCAGGACAAACTGGAAAGTGTAACCAAGATGAAAATGAATGCCAGTCATTGTGCATCACTGTCCTAGCTCAGGCAGGTGTGAGCATTACTTGGCATCTGGGCTTTCTAAAGCTCGGAGCCCATGGGAACTGGAGGAGGAAGTTCCCACCAAGCAAAGTGGTTCAGGCACCTAGGAAGACTTGGGGTTGCCAAGACAAGGAGAGCAGATGGGTAGTGCTGGTTAAAAAACAAGGGCCCTGGGTCAATTTCAGAAGAGTTAGATACCAAGATGTCTAA